Within the Natranaeroarchaeum sulfidigenes genome, the region ATCGGTGACAACACCGTCGTCGATACCGACGCCGTCGTACTCCTGTGCCCGGCTATCCTCGAGCACTGCGAGTGTCGCTGGCGAGTCCTCTGCAGTGTGTGTCTCGACAACAGCGCTGATGAGCGAGGACTCCACGATCTGGTCCCCGTACACGACCACAAACGAATCGTCGATAACATCTCTGGCTTGCAAAAGCGCATGGCCGCTGCCGAGCTGTGTGTCCTGCTGGACGTATTCGATCGGCACGTCGCGGTACGTCGAGCCAACGTTGTCTTGCACCCGCGTGTTCTCGTACCCGACGACGAGATGTATCTCTTCGATCCCCGCGTCGACCAGCGTGTCGAGAACGTGGTTGATAATCGGGCGATTGCCGGCGGGCAACAGCGGTTTCGGTCGTCGATATGTCAGTGGGCGCAACCGCTCGCCTTCACCAGCAGCGAGAACGATGGCTGGCAGAGTAGTCATGTTGTGTAGTCAATATTTTTTGGCTACTTAATTATGCTGGAATCCGCAGTTGCTACGATTTGGGGAGGTGTTCAGGATCTTGTTTTTGACCAGAAAGTACAAGCGGGCCGTCGCTCTATCTTTCAGCAAGTAAGCATGAGTGGGTGGTTGCGAAAGCAGTGGCGCAGGCTGTACGAGCGCCTGTTACGCAGGGAAATCGACGACGTTCCTACTCACGTCGCTGTTATTCAGGACGGTAATCGACGGTACGCCAGACGGCAGGGTGAGACGAAATCAAACGGCCACAGGAAGGGCGCACAAACAACCGAACAGCTACTCGAATGGTGCCAGGAACTCGGCATTCAGGAACTGACCGTCTACGCGTTCTCGACGGAGAACTTCGAGCGCCCGCCCGACGAGCGTGAGGCCTTATTTGATCTCATCGAGGACAAACTCCGCGAGTTCGCTGACGCCGACCGCGTCCACGAGAACGAGGTCTGTATTCGTGCACTCGGTGATATCGAACGCCTGCCGGACCGCGTACAGGAGGTCGTCGACTACGCCGAGGAGCGTACACGCGAGTATGAGTCGTTCGTTCTGAACATCGCACTCGCGTACGGCGGTCGATCGGAACTGCTCTCTGCGACACGGCGGATCCTTCAGCAGGTAGACGAAGGAACGCTTTCCCCCGACGATCTGGATGTCGAGACCGTCGAGAGCCAGCTCTATGATCGCCCGGTTCGCGCCGTCGACCTCATCATCCGGACTGGCGGCGACGAACGGACGAGTAACTTCCTCCCGTGGTATGCCAACGGCAACGAGGCTGCGGTCTACTTTTGTACGCCGTACTGGCCGGAGTTCTCGAAGCCGGAGTTCCTCCGCAGTATCCGTACGTACCAGCACCGCGAGAAAGCATGGCAGCGCACGCGACTCAGCCGCGCGCTGACACTCGTCAAAGGCCTCGGAGACACACGGGCCGAGGAGGCACGACGGATCCTCGATGGGTCGGACGACGTTCCAGACGTGGACGGAATCGGACCCGCGCTTCCTGTCGAGGACGACGCGGAATCAGCGTGAGAGCAGCGCGCCGAGTTGCTCGCGTGAAAATAGTGACGTGGGGCGGTCCATGTGGACGCCGATCTCGCCCGAGAGCGTGCGCAAACCCGCTCGTTGGATCGGTTCCGGGAGGCTGTACGCGCGCCGAAGTAGATGCCCCAGTTGAATCTCGCGAGACAGGTCCTCGCGCCACGCGTGTTCGTACGCCTGCAGGGTCGGCGGCCAGTCCGGATCGATCGTTCGCGCTGCATGATCGGCGGCAGTCATGCTGTAGAGGATTCCCCCGCCGGTGAACGGTTTGGTCTGGGCGGCGGCGTCGCCGATAAGAAAGCCCCGTCGCGTCGTGACGCGCTCGGGTGGGCCGATCGGGATCGCTCCCGAGCAGGTTCGATCGAGGTCGACGCCGTAGTCGCTTCGGAGTTGCTCGAACAGCTGCTGGACGCCATCGCCGGGTGGAGCTGCCAGTCCGTACTCGACGCCGGCGTCGCCCCGCGGGATTCGCCACGCGAAAAAGCGCGGTGCGGTGAGATGGACGTCGACGTAGTCGCCGGGATCGGGGGCTGGATCGAACCCCAACACGCCATGCAGGAGTTCGTCTGGCTCATCGAGACCGAGGGCATCCCGGACACGGGAACGGGGCCCATCACAGCCGGCCACCATCTTCCCTTCGACGGTAATCGTGTCTCTAGGTGTCGAGGCGGTCACTGTGGCCCGATCTTCGTGCTCTTCGATTTCCGTGACGGTGTGGTGATCGCGGACGTCAGCACCGGCATCGCGTGCGAGGTCGGCGAGGTGGCGATCCAGTCCGACCCGGTCGATAACGTTCGAGATCGTCTCGTCCCGGTAGAACGGTTCCGCGTGGTCGAGCTGGCGTCCAGCCTCGCGAGCGCGTTCGTCTGTGGATTTCGCGGTGCGTTGCGGTTCGTCGACGTGGAAGCGTGCGCCACGGATCTCGTTCTGGAGGAGTTCCTGGCGCGCGTCAGGGCCAGTAAAGTCCCAGATGTCGGTGCTAACGTGGCCCGAACAGGCCAGCGGCTCGCCGATCTCTCCTTTCTCGAAGACGAGTACGTCGTGGCCCTCTTCGGCGGCGCGCCGGGCAAAGCGTGCTCCGGGCGGACCACAGCCGACAACGACGAAGTCGTACATTCGTTAGTTGTCTGTCAGCGGCTGGAAATATATACTCCCTGCGTTGCGGCTGTCTCGTTCAAGCAATCTTCGCCAAGTCCACTCGCTGGGGCTCTCCCAACTCGACACACTGATAGATCGCGTCGATCATCGCAACTGACGTAATCGCTTCCTCACCGGTTCGGATCGGGGCGTCTCCGCCGCGCACGACACGGTTGAAATACACGAGTGGTCGATCGTGGGCTCCGATCTCTTCGTCCGGGGTGACGTCTATTTCCTCCTCGACTACATCGCCGCCCTCGTCGGTGGCCAGCGTTACTGTCGACGTACCGGCCTCGGTCCAGTCCCAGCGGATCGCACCTTCGGTTCCTTCGATTTCCGTGACATCCCGCTCCTCGCCGTGGGTTCCGGACGCCCGCTCGTAGGTTACCCGTACATCGTGCTCGTCGGTACGGTACACGAGCGTCGCACCGCCGTGTGTTTCGACATCGAACGGAATTTTTTCCGGATCCACGCCAGTCTCGGGCTGGGCAGTCCAGGCATCCATGACGTCGATGCGGTCAGGATCGATGAGATCGTCCAGCGCTGCGAACTCGTAGGGCCCCCAGTCCATGATGATGCCGCCGCCGCCTTTCGAGCTGTCGAGGAACCACTTCGACTCCGGCTGATACTCGATTCCAGGGCGGCCGCGCTGTCGACGCGTACTCCAGGTGACGTGGTACGGCTCGCCGATTGCCCCATCGTCGATCAGTCGCTTGACCCGCTCGGTGCCGGGCGTTCGATAGTGGCGACAATTGCAGGAGCCAAGAATTCGATCGGCCTCCGCTGCGGTTGCGAGCATCGATTTAGCTTCGTCGAGGGTTGGTGCCAGTGGTTTCTCACAGAGCACGTGTCGGCCGCTTTCGAGGGCCGCAATCGTCTCATCGTGGTGTGTGAATGGGGGCGCTGCGACGACGACGAAATCGTTCGGGTCGACCGGCTCGGCCAGCATCGACTCGCTGTCCTCGTAGAGACGGACATCGTCGACGGCCGCTGCGAACCGCTCGCGGGCCTCTGGAGTCGGGTCCGCTGCAGCGATCTCGATCTCGTCGGCGTTCGGTAGCAATCCGACGGAGTCGGCGTGATTGCGGGCGATTGCACCGGCTCCGATGAAATAGATCGTCGGTGACATACCGCTTACTTCTCGCGCTCGGAGA harbors:
- the uppS gene encoding polyprenyl diphosphate synthase codes for the protein MSGWLRKQWRRLYERLLRREIDDVPTHVAVIQDGNRRYARRQGETKSNGHRKGAQTTEQLLEWCQELGIQELTVYAFSTENFERPPDEREALFDLIEDKLREFADADRVHENEVCIRALGDIERLPDRVQEVVDYAEERTREYESFVLNIALAYGGRSELLSATRRILQQVDEGTLSPDDLDVETVESQLYDRPVRAVDLIIRTGGDERTSNFLPWYANGNEAAVYFCTPYWPEFSKPEFLRSIRTYQHREKAWQRTRLSRALTLVKGLGDTRAEEARRILDGSDDVPDVDGIGPALPVEDDAESA
- a CDS encoding geranylgeranyl reductase family protein; amino-acid sequence: MYDFVVVGCGPPGARFARRAAEEGHDVLVFEKGEIGEPLACSGHVSTDIWDFTGPDARQELLQNEIRGARFHVDEPQRTAKSTDERAREAGRQLDHAEPFYRDETISNVIDRVGLDRHLADLARDAGADVRDHHTVTEIEEHEDRATVTASTPRDTITVEGKMVAGCDGPRSRVRDALGLDEPDELLHGVLGFDPAPDPGDYVDVHLTAPRFFAWRIPRGDAGVEYGLAAPPGDGVQQLFEQLRSDYGVDLDRTCSGAIPIGPPERVTTRRGFLIGDAAAQTKPFTGGGILYSMTAADHAARTIDPDWPPTLQAYEHAWREDLSREIQLGHLLRRAYSLPEPIQRAGLRTLSGEIGVHMDRPTSLFSREQLGALLSR
- a CDS encoding Gfo/Idh/MocA family protein, whose amino-acid sequence is MSPTIYFIGAGAIARNHADSVGLLPNADEIEIAAADPTPEARERFAAAVDDVRLYEDSESMLAEPVDPNDFVVVAAPPFTHHDETIAALESGRHVLCEKPLAPTLDEAKSMLATAAEADRILGSCNCRHYRTPGTERVKRLIDDGAIGEPYHVTWSTRRQRGRPGIEYQPESKWFLDSSKGGGGIIMDWGPYEFAALDDLIDPDRIDVMDAWTAQPETGVDPEKIPFDVETHGGATLVYRTDEHDVRVTYERASGTHGEERDVTEIEGTEGAIRWDWTEAGTSTVTLATDEGGDVVEEEIDVTPDEEIGAHDRPLVYFNRVVRGGDAPIRTGEEAITSVAMIDAIYQCVELGEPQRVDLAKIA